GCAAAAATACAATTTCCGGATAATCGTACAATATTTTTTCAGGGTTCCCCAATTTGCTTTAATTTCGCGCTGTCTTTTTACAAAAACAGACCACATGACAGCAGAAGAAAAAATAAAACCCGGATTTTTGAAAGTTTTGCTCATTCTTACTTTTATAGGAAGCGGAATGACAATGTTGTCTAATTTGCTGATATTTACCTTTTTCGATCAGATGAAAATGGTGGTAACCACACAAATGGCAAATTATACTTTTATGGGAACCAAAATGGATTTCACTCCTTTTTTTGAGATCAGCCCCCTTTTTTATCTCATACAAGGTCTGCTGTCGGCACTTTCGCTGAGTGGTGCTATTTTGATGTGGGATTTAAGAAAACTGGGTTTTCATCTTTATACCATTGCCCAGATTTTATTACTGATTGTACCCAAGCTGTTTATTAAAGGACTTCCTTTTCCGGGAATGGAACTGCTGATTAGCTTTATTTTTGTGTTTTATTATTCGCGGTTCTTAAAAATCATGCGTTAAAACCAGATGAATCCCGTTTGCTTTTGATGGAAGGTTGTGTTAATTTTGTCTGTAAACTTTTTTTGGATTTTATAGAACAGAAAACATGAACTTTTCCAGATTTTTCGTTTTTGTTGCTTTTTTGTTGGCTTCATCGGGCTTATTTGCCCAAAGCGAGTCAACGGTTTTGACGTATGGAGATTTTATCCAGTTACGACAAAGCCGGCCGGTGGGGAAGCAATCGCTTAGCCTGTCGGAAATTTCGGGCTCTCCGTATCTTAACGTAAAGTATCAAACCGGCTCGGTATTGACCAAAAAGGGGGTAAAATATGTTCATATCCCTCTGCGCTATAATATTTACAGCGATGAAATGGAGTTCAGAAACAAGAACGGGAATGCACTAATTATCACTTCTCCGGATAATATAAAGGAAATTAAAATGGGAGATACGGTTTTTGTTTACGTCCCTTATCTTGCTGATAAAAAGCTGCATAAGGGTTATTTCCAGCTACTTAATCACGGAGCCGTTGAAGGGCTGGTCCGTTACCGGGTTGAATTTCAGCCTGCCCAGCAGGTTGGTGCTTATACAGAATCCCAACCGCCTAAGTTTATCCATTATTCTCCTCTTTTTTATGTGCGTCCTGCCGGTCAACCGGCTGTTGAAGTACATAAGGTAAAAACCCTGATCAACTTATTGGGAGACCACAAAAAAGAATTGCAGGCTTTTGCCAAAAAAGAAAATATTAAATTACGTCGTGCCGAGGATTTAAGGAAAATACTGGATTATTACAATAGTCTGAAAAATTAAAACGGTCTGCTGAAAAAGATGGCTGTTTAACCTGTTGGTTTTAACATTGTTTATCCGGTGATGTTTCTTGCGTTAGTGTGAAATTTTATGCCTGGTTTTCTTTTTTTGAGCGGGGCGAAATTACCGGGCTGCCGGATTTATTCTTTGTTTCCTGAAAATTATGGGATAAATCTCCCCTTTTTCTGATTATTTTTTATTAAAAAACCCTTTCGTTTTTTAATTCCCTGCAACTTCTTAAATAATTAGCTTGTAGCTTGTTGTAAAACAGTGTATTACAGCGCAATGTTAAATATTTTTTAAAATAGTTAATAAATGTTAAAGTTTTCTTTTATATATTTGGATGATGATTGTGCGAGCAATTATGCATTTTTCTAAAATTTTCATTAACCAAAATTTATCATTATGAGAAAAATTACTTTTATGTTCGTGTTCTTGTTGTTTGCAGGGCTTAATTTTGCCTGGGCACAAACAAGAACCATCCATGGTAAAGTTACCAGCTCAGAGGATGGCTTGCCCATTCCCGGAGTAACTGTGAAGGTCAAGGGGACTACGGTAGGAACCACTACCAACCTTGATGGTAAATATGCCTTGGAAGTGAAAGCAGGCCAAAACACGCTTGTTTTTTCGTATGTGGGTATGAAAACCCAAGAAGTTACCCTTGGCAACAGCAACGTCGTAAATGTTGTTTTGCATCCTGATGTGTTGCAAATTGACCAGGTGGTGGTAACCGCTATTGGTATTACCAAAGAAAAGAAAGCATTGGGATACAATGTGCAAGATGTTACCGCTAAAGAAATTGCCAAGAGTGGAAATACCGATGTGGTAAATGCTCTCCAGGGTCGTGTTTCGGGAGTGACCATTACTCAGGCCAGTGGTGCTGCCGGTGGAGCTACATATATTACGATCCGCGGGGCAACATCTATTATTGGAAATAACCAACCACTTTTTGTGGTAGATGGTGTGCCGATTGACAACTCCGGTGGAGCCGGTGGCGTGGCTGGTGTGGCTACTTCTAACCGTGTTCAGGACCTGAACCCCGATGATATAGCCAGTGTTAGTGTACTGAAAGGTGGTGCTGCTACTGCATTGTATGGTATTCGTGGTGCTAATGGGGTAATTGTAATTACCACCAAAAAAGGAAAATCAACCAAAGGAAAGAAAATTAACGTTACCTTTAATTCCTCTGTAACTATTCAGAAAATTAGCCAGGTTCCGGATTTAAATACTGAATATGCTCAGGGATGGAGCGGACAATGGTATTCCGGCTTTTTTGCTTCCTGGGGACCAAAAATCTCAGAATCGGGTTACAGTAAAGATCCTTCTGTATGGTATTATCCGGGATTTGATGTAGATGGAGCTATCGTACCGAAAGATCAGGCCGATCCTAGCTTGGGCCCGGTAAAAGTTTACGATCAGTTTGATTTCTTCCAGACAGGTGTAACCAATAATAATTTCCTTAGCCTTTCCGGTGGAAATGACAAATCGACCTTTTACATTTCGGCTTCTGACCTGAGGGATGAAGGGGTAATCCCAAATAACCTGATTCGAAGAAATACTTTTAAAGTATCCGGTTCTTCTGAATTGAGTGACCGGTTTAAAATTTCTGGAAATGCAAATTATTTAATTGATAACGGAGAACGTATCCAGCAGGGATCCAATACGTCGGGTGTGATGCTGGGATTAATGCGTACTCCGCCTACCTTTAATAATGCTGCCGGATACGAATTTCCGGATGGTACCCAACGGAATTATCGCCACGGCGGTGGTTATGATAACCCTTACTGGACAGCCAATAAAAACCTTTATAACGACAAGGTAAATCGTATCATTGGTAATTTGCAGATGGATTATTTTGTAACGGATTGGTTGCATTTGATGTTCCGTCCGGGTGTTGATTATTACAACCGGTATGTAAAAAGTCATATTGCTATTGGTTCAAGAACTTATTCTGCTGGACAGGTTACGGTTTCTAGTTATAACCATTTTGATTTGAACAGCGACCTGATTGCTTATATGAACTGGAATCTGAGTGAAAATACCAGCATGTATGCCAATGTGGGCTTTAATATGCAACAACGGAAATCAAATTATGTTTGGGGACAAGCCAACGGACTTTCTATTCCTGATTTTTATAATTTGAGTAACAGCCCTAATATCCAAACGGGTGAAAGTACCTACGAAAAACGGATGATGGGTGTGTTCTTTGATGTGGGAGTAAGTTATAAAAATATGCTCTACCTGAATGTTACCGGACGTAATGACTGGTCAACAACACTTCCCGAAGAGAATAATTCATTTTTCTATCCGTCTATCAACGGTAGCTTTATTTTGTCGCAACTTCCTTTCCTGAAAGGAAACAAAGTGCTTCCTTATGTTAAAATTTATTCTTCTTATGCTATTACAGCTAATGATGCTGCAGCTTACCGTACTTTAACGTATTACGGACAGGCAGGTATCAGCGACGGATGGGTTAGTCCTTCCGGGGTTAATTTCCCGATTACTACTGACGGCGTTAGCTATAACGGCTTTACTTATGGAAACACCATGGGAAGTAATGATCTGAAACCGGAACGTACACGTACTTTTGAAATAGGAACCAACTTGAAATTTGTCAATAACCGGTTGGGACTTGATTTCTCATACTTTAATAATTTGAGTACAGATTTGTTGTTGCCGGTAGATATTGATCCTTCCACTGGTTTTTACAGCATGTATGAAAATGCAGCTTCGATGTCTTCAAAAGGATTCGAATTTACTTTGTATGCCACACCGATAAAAACCAAAAACTTTTCTTGGGATATTCAGGTGAATTTCTCCAGAATTAAAAACGTGGTCGAATCGTTGGCTCCGAATGTAAATTCTATTTTCTTGGGTGGATTTACCGATCCGCAAGTTCGTGCTGTGGCTGGCGAAGAGTATGGAACCATTTATGGTTATGACTGGCAGCGTGATGCTAATGGAAATGTCCTGATTGACGATAATACCGGATATCCGGCAGGTGATTACACGATGAAACCGTTGGGAAAAGTAAATCCTGATTGGACAATGGGTATCAGTAACTCTTTCCACTTCTTTAATTTTACGGTTTATGCTCTCCTGGATATCCGCCAGGGAAATAAAATGTGGAATGGTACCCGTGGTGCCCTGGATTTCTTTGGTGCCGCCGCCGAAACCATGAGCCGTGATGATGATTATGTATTCAGTGGAATTAAAGCCCACTGGGAAGATGGTGTTTTGGTTCCTGATGATGGAAATCCGGTAAATGATATTGTAGTAAAACTGGATCAAACCTGGCGTACCTCTGGTGAAGGTAGTGGATTTACTGGTCCTACTGTTGATTATATCGAAGATGCAAGCTGGGTTCGTTTACGCGAACTGACAATTTCCTATTCTTTTAACAAGATGCTGAAAGGTACCTTTGTTGATAATCTGGAAATTTACTTTACGGGAAGAAACTTGTGGCTAAGCACCCCCTATACGGGTATTGATCCTGAAACCAGTTTGTTGGGTGCATCCAATGCCCAGGGAATGGATTACTTTAATATGCCGGGAACAAAATCATATTTGTTTGGCGTACGCTGGTCATTCTAATCATTTTTATGGAATACAAACTAAAAAAGAATAAAATCATGAGAAAAAATATCTTAATAAAAATAGGTTTGTTCATTATGATTGCACTGGCTTTTACCTCGTGCGACAAATGGATAGACACGAGCATAAATATAAATCCTGACGCTCCGTCGGATGTGCCCATGAACCTGATTCTTCCCAGTGTGGAAGCCCGGTTTGCTTTTACACTTGTGCAGGGAAATGATGGTTTTAGAACGCTCTCTTTATGGGATCAGCAAATGTCGGGTATTGCTCGTCAATCACAGGCTGAAGGAGCCTACTCTTTCCGTGCCGGTGATGCGAACAATAACTGGGGCGCTTTGTATGCTGGTTTCCTGATGGATGCCAAACAATTGATGGACAAAGCCTCATCAGCTGAGTCTAAATCGCCTTATTTTGAAGGAGCGGCAAAAGCTATTACGGCAGCTGCCCTTGGATATGCTTCCGATTTGTGGGGAGATATTCCTTATTCTGAAGCTTTGCAGGGTTCTGACAACTTAACGCCGAAATTCGATTCGCAGCAAACCATTTATGCGGATATCCAGAGTTTACTTGATGAAGCCATTGCTGATTTTTCGCAGCCCGCTTCATCCAATGTCTTCCCTTTTGAAGGCGATATCATTTATCAGGGTGATGCTGAAAAATGGGTGAAAGCATGCTATGCACTGAAAGCCCGCTATGCTTTGCATCTTTCAAAGGTTGATCCGACCAATGCTTATAAAACAGCACTGGAGTATATTGCTAAAGCCTTTACCAGTAACGATGGTAATATGTACTACCATTACAGTACCAGTAATGATAATGCCAATCCGTTGTATTTGTTTATGTACGATCGGGGTGATGTTAGAGTAAGTAAACTGATTACGGATACGCTTACCAAATACAATGATCCTCGTTTGCCAGAATACGCTGCGCCTATTCCGGCTGATGTTGTGATTGACGGGGTTACTTATCCGGCAGGATCTTATGTGGGTTCGCCCATTGATCAGCCGATTAGCGGAGCTTCTGAACCAGGTCCGGGAATTGCAAGTATCAATACACCGACTCCGATTATAACGTATGCTGAGCTGGCTTTTATCACTGCTGAATGTAAATTTAAGCTGGGTGATGAAGCTGGTGCTAAAACTGCAGCAGAGGAAGGTTTAAAAGCTTCTCTTGACGAATACGGAGTTTATGATGATGCTTGGTTTGCAGATATGAAAGCTAAATTTGATGCAAAAAGTGGTGATGAACTTTTCCGCTTTATTATGCTTCAAAAATATTTGGCTTTGATGTATAATTTTGAAGCCTATAACGACTGGAGAAGAACCGATCAGCCGGCTCTTATCCCGAATCCGTTGGCCAGTGGCCAGGCTATCCCGAGAAGATTTCCATATCCTACGGACGCACTTACCTATAATCCTAATACACCACAGGATGTAACAATATGGGATAGAATATGGTGGGATAAATAAAATTCGATGGGTTTTTAATTAAACCCGTTAATTAAAAGGGGCGCAATTTTATTGTGCCCCTTTTTTTATCCCCGTTTTGATTTGAGATAAACTTACCTGCCGGCTTTGTTTCTTTATGGATATATCTGTATTTAAAATGGATAGGTTATCAATCAATTCTTTTTTTGTTTTTTTCTTTAGATTTATAAAAACTTGTTATACTTTTGATATTTGGTTTGACAATGTGAGGCTAGTGAGTAATAAAAATATTGTTGTGCTGTAAAAATTTAGTTTGAAGTATTTTAATTGCCCTAAAAAGATAATAAACTGGTTAAATTGCCACTCAGTAAAAAGGTTCTTGAAATTCTTTTGCAGTGAATAAAATAAAGAAGGGTTATTGGACGGTAATTTATAAAAAATCAATAATTTATAAATGAAAAATTTTACAATTAAAATCAAACTGACCCTGTTCCTGTTGCTTTTCTCATTAGCAGTAAATGCACAAACGGTCAATCCTCATGCCATTGATGGAGAAATTTACTTGATGACAAAAAAAGATTTTTCCTTTAAATCTCAGGGAGTTGATGGAAAGGTTAGTCTTAGTCAGCTTCCCTTTTTAAATGGCTTGAAAGAAAGTTATAAGCTGTATAAAGCGGTTCGCCCTTTTTATTATACGGGTGATTCGGTTTTGAAAAGAACCTACTTATTGTATTTTTCAAAAATTAAAGCCGTTGACAGTCTGATAGCTGTTTTAAGAAAAAATCCGGACATTGTTTACGCAGAAAAGGCTCCTTTATTCAAAGCTTTTTATACGCCCAATGATCCTTACTTTAATTCAACTTACAGCAAACGGTGGTATCTGTCGGTAATTCATGCCCAGGAAGCCTGGGATATCCAAAAAGGAAACCGCCATGTAGTGGTGGCTGTGTTAGATGACGGAGTTGATATTGATCATCCGGATCTGCAAAGTAAAATTGTATCGCGGGTTGATTTGGCCGATAATGATCTGGATCCTACACCGCCGGAAGAGTCGTATGACTGGACGCATGGAACTCATGTGGCGGGATTGGCCGGAGCGGCTACCGATAATGGGATTGGTATTGCCTCTATCGGTTTTAACGTGGGGTTAATGGCGGTAAAGGTAGCCAGTGATACTTCCAGTGGGGAGAATATGACCTATGGATATCAGGGGATTGTTTGGGCTGCTGATCATGGTGCCGATGTGATTAATATGTCTTGGGGAGGCCCCGGTTATTACCAAACGGGTCAAAATATTGTCAATTATGCTTATAACAAAGGTTGTGTTTTGGTTGCCGCTGCCGGTAACGACGGAAATTCGGATATTTCCTATCCTGCCGGGTATCACCATGTTATATCGGTAGCTTCTACGGATGGTGATGATAAAAAGTCTTCCTTTTCACAGTACGGCAGTACCATTGATGTTTGTGCTCCCGGTGGTCAGAATCAATATGCTTCGGAAGGCATTTACAGTACTTTTTATACGACCAGCAGTGCCTATGGCTATATGCAGGGAACATCCATGGCGTCTCCTATTGTTTCTGGTTTGTGTGGTTTGATGCTTTCGGAAGATTCTACATTGACTCCGGAAAAATTAACCCGGATTTTAAAAGCTACTTGTGACAATATTGATGCACAAAATCCGGATTATGTCGGAGAGCTGGGGGCTGGACGTATCAATGCTTACCAGGCTTTGCTGGCTGTGAAGGACAGTATGATGAATCGTACGGTGGTAGCTAATTTTAAAGTTTCTAAGATTTCTATTCCGGAAGGAGACACCGTTCACTTTACTGACTTGTCTATCGGAAATCCGACCTCGTGGTACTGGACTTTTGAAGGCGGTACTCCCGAACATTCAACAGAACAGAATCCGCCTCCTGTTCAGTATGATAAGGCGGGTTCTTACAAAGTAACCCTCACGGTTTCGGATGGTACAAATACGAATACAGAGGTAAAAACAAATTATGTTTTGGTTTATCCGTTAATATCAGGTGCCTGGCAGCCACAGGCAACCGGATTTTCAACGGAGAGCAGGGGAATCAATTATATTTATATTGTAAATCCGGATGTGGTTTGGGCCAATGCCTATGACGGAACGGGCAAAGATGATAATGTTCAGGAATTTACCAAAACTACTGATGGCGGAAACACCTGGAAACCGGGAAAATATACCGGTGTTCCTTACGGATATGCTGTTTCTTGTATTGCTGCTACCGATTCGCTTCACGCGTGGATTGCCATGTACAACAGAAGTGCTCCCACCGGCCACGGAGGAGTTTATGTGACTACTGATGGCGGAAAAACCTGGAGTTCTCAACCTACAGCCTCCTTTAGCGACGCGGCATCATTTCCGGATATTATTTACTTTTGGGATAATCAGAATGGGGTGTGTATGGGTGATCCGGTGAATAATGTTTTTGAAATCTATACAACCACCGATGGAGGGGCAAACTGGGTCCGGGTTCCTTCTGCCAATATTCCTGTTTCGCTCTCTGGAGAAGCCGGATGGACAAATTTGTATGCAGTGGAAGGAAATACCATTTGGTTCGGAACGAACAAAGGAAGAATTTATCGTTCTGTTGATAAAGGATATCATTGGACGGTGGCTTCTACGGGTATGGATAACATTACTTCTTTGGGATTTCATAATGATACCTTGGGCGTTGCAGCAGAAACAGTCTATCAGTCAGGAGCTATTACGGCTTTTCATTTGGTAAAAACAGAAGACGGAGGAAAAACCTGGAGTGAAATTCAGCCCTCAGGCGCCTATTTTAAATCGGATCTGGCGGTGGTTCCCGGTGCTCCCGGATGGCTTGTGTCAACCGGAATTTCCAGTGATCTTGCAGAATGTGGCTCCGCCTATTCGTTGGATGAAGGAAAAACATGGACGCAACTGGATGATTCAATTCAATATACAGCGGTCAAGTTTTATAATAGCGCAACCGGATGGGCCGGCGGGTTTAATGTAAGTGCTACCTCACGGGGTATCTGGAAATGGCTGGGAATCCCTGCCACAGGTGTTCGTCGCGTAATTAATAATAATAAGGTATTGGTTTATCCGAATCCGGCTTCCGGTAAGGTTCATTTTCATGTGACCGGGGCAGATAAAGTGACGGAAGTTTCAATTTATAATGAATCGGGAAAAAATGTGGGGACCTTTCGTTACCCGGTTGCACGTGAAGATGTGGTTCTGGATTTAAAAAAGCTGAAGGAGGGAATTTATATTGCTGTTTTGAAAGGAAAACACATTGTGGCGGTGAAAAAAATCATACTGAAATGATCGGATAAATGCAATTTGTTTTCTTTCTTTGTAGGCAAAATGTAGTGTTTTCGGTGCATGCAACACCGGTTTGGATTTTGACCTGTTTTTTGGCGGATAAGAGGGATGAACAAAAAATTTAACATTTCGCATGTGAGTATTATAGGGGGTAATGGTTTGTTTAGTAGGTTGTTATGCGCTAATTTAGAAGCGTTAAAAAAAAATAACATTTTTTATGATTTTTGTGAGAAAGTTCTAATTTTACACTTTAAATTTTTAACAAAAAATTATCGTTATGAGAAAAATTACAATGATGCTTGCGTTCTTGTTATTTGCGGGGCTAAATTTTGCCTGGGCACAGACAAGAACGATTAGCGGTAAGGTAACGAGTGCAGATGATGGTTCTGCGCTTCCAGGTGTTACTGTTGTGGTCAAAGGGACCAACAATGGAACAGTTACAGATGCTAATGGTAAATATTCCTTGCAAGTTGGAAAAAACGCCACGACGTTGGTGTTTTCCTTTGTGGGAATGAAAACTCAGGAAGTTCCGATCGACGGAAAAACCACCATTAATGTGGCTATGTCAAGTGAAGCCATATCCATGAATGAAGTTGTGGTTACCGCTTTGGGTATTTCCCGCCAGAAAAAATCACTCGGTTATGCCGTTCAGGACGTAAAAGGTTCTCAGCTGGCCGAAGTGCCGAAACAAAACGTACTGAATGCTCTTGCTGGTCGTGTTTCGGGTGTACAGGTAACTGCTAGTAGTGGTGCTGTCGGTGCTTCTACTCGTATTACCATCCGTGGTAACAGTTCTTTCCGTAGTAACAACCAGCCGCTGTTCGTAGTGGACGGTGTTCCGGTAAGTAATGCAACCACTGGTGCTTCCCAATGGGGTGGTGTTGACTTTGGTAATGCCATTGCCGATATTGATCCTGAAAACATTAAATCCATGACCATTCTGAAAGGTGCTTCCGCTGCTGCTCTTTATGGTAGCCGTGCTTTGAACGGGGTAATCCTGATTACCACCAAAACCGGTAGCGCCCATAAAAAAGGTATTGGAATTACTTATGACTTTAGTATAGGTTTTAGTAATGTTTACATTCTTCCTGATTACCAAAATAAATATGGTCAGGGATACTATGGTAGTGAATATTGGTACAACCATTTTAAAGATGCTGGATACGGTTTTGCTCAGTTTGATAACTATACTGATTTTATTGAGCAGAACGGTGTTGTTGGTTTCTCCTATTACGATGGTAACTGGGGTGGCGTTATGGACGGTATGGATGAATCCTGGGGTCCTCGTTTGGACATTGGGATAAAACTTCCTCAGTTTGACAGTCCTTATACACTGGATGCCGATGGTAATCCTGTATATGAGCCGACTCCGTGGGTTTCACAACCTGATAACGTAAAAGATTTCTTTGTAACTGGTGTACATCAGACTCATCACATTGCTTTAACCGGCGGAAGTGACAAAGCTTACGGACGTATTGCTTACACCTATGATGATGTTACCGGTACCGTTCCGAATACGGGTGAAATCAAACATAACTTTAATGTTAGCGGTCATCTTCAATTATCTAAAAAATTGAGCGCCAGCGCTAACGTAACTTATGTGAACAATCACAGTGACAACCTTCCGGGACAGGGTTACGATGTAAACAACGTAATGCAGTCTCTCGGTTCTTGGTTTGGTCGTCAGGTAAACATTAACCACCTGAAAGAATACTGGAATACTTTGAACCCTTGGGGAAATCCTTATAACTGGAACTCCTCTTATCATAACAACCCTTACTGGACCGTTTATAACAATACCACTTCCCGCGTAAGAAACCGGATGTTTGGTAATGTTTCTATGAAATGGGACATTCTGGATTGGATGAACTTGAATTTCCGCGCTGGTACTGACTTCTATGAAGAACGTCGTAAACATGTGGATTATAACAAATCACAAGATTATCCTCATGGCCACTTCTGGCAGAACAAACAGTTCAACCAGGAAAATAACATTGACCTGTTCTTGAACATTGACAAAAACCTGACCAAAGACATCCGCTTAACCGGTATGATTGGTGCTAACTATCGTCAGGATTTGTACAACTACACCAGCATGGAAGCTAATGAGCTGACTGTTCCGAATTTCTTTGACATCAGCAATGCAAAAGGAACTCCGATTTCTAATATGTATACCAGCGAAAGAGAAACCAATAGTATTTATGGTCAATTGGACGCTAGCTACAAAGATTTCTTGTTCTTAGGTGTTACTGGTCGTAATGACTGGAGTTCTACGCTGCCTAAAGGAGAATGGAGCTATTTCTATCCTTCAGTAAACGTAGGCTGGATCTTTACCAATAACTTCCACATGACTGGAAAAATCTTTACCTTTGGTAAATTGCGTGCCAGCTACGCTATCGTGGGTGGTGATGCCAGCCCTTATTCTTTGAGCAATGTTTATTATGCTTCTTCCAGCGCCTTCAAGGGAATTACCCAGTACTACTATACTCGTACACTGGCTAACTCCGAATTGAAACCGGAAAGAAAATATTCCTGGGAGTTGGGTACGAACTTGAAATTTATGAATAACCGTATTGGGTTAGACTTTACCTATTATGATTCTTATACTAAAGACCAGATTATGGCCATTCAGATTCCGACCTCTTCTGGTTTTGGAAACCGTTGGATCAACGCTGGTCAGATTTCGAACAAAGGGGTTGAAATCACTCTTTATGCTGACATCTTCAAAAAAGCTAACGGCTTTAACTGGCGTGTAACTTTGAACTGGGCTAAAAACGACAACAAAGTTGACGAATTGTACGGTGACCTGCAATCTCTGCAGATTGGTAGCTCTTGGAGCGGACTTTCCGTACAGGCTCGCCCGGGTGAAACTTACGGTGTAATTCGTGGTATTGGTTACCTGGTTGATTCTGCTACTGGTGCTTATGTAGTGGGTAGTAATGGTATGCCGCTCAGAACTCAAAACAATGTTACTTTAGGTAATGTTACTCCTGACTGGACTGGTGGTATCGCCAACGACTTCAGTTACAAAGGCGTTACTTTGCATGTTTTGATTGACGGACGTAAAGGTGGTGACCTGTTCAGTGTAACCAAAATGTTTGGTCTCTATTCTGGTATTTTGGAACAGACTGCTCAGGGTAACATTCGTGAAACTGGTGTTGTGGCTGGATACAATGCTATGCAGCAATATACTTTCGTTCACGAAGATGGAACTCCTTTGAATACAAACCTTGATGACCCGAATAATACGGATATTGTAAGTGCCCAGAGTTTCTATGAAAACTATTACGGTATTAAACAAGAAAGTATTATTGATGGTTCTTTCATTAAACTGAGAGAAATTTCACTGGGTTATACTTTACCCAAATCGTTGCTTGGTAGACAGAACATTATGCAGTCACTTACCGTTTCGTTTTATGTACACAATGTAGCTCTGCTGTATGTGGACAAATCGAACGATGTGAAGATTGATCCGGAAACCGGTTATGGTAATGGTAATAGTGGTGTCGGTTTTGAGCAATATCAGTTGCCGCCCTCACGTACCTTTGGTTTCAAACTATCCGTTAAGTTCTAATTTGAAAATATAAAGTTATGAAAAGAATATATATTAAAACATTCGCAATTTTGTTCTCGATGTTGTTTGTGGCAACATCTTGTACAAACGATTGGGAACAGCTGAACACGGACCCGAACAACCCGGTCCAGGCGCCGTTTACCAATGTGCTTGCTCACTCGATCCGTTTAACCGGTGATGCTTTCTTCGATGATTGGCAGGGTATGAATAACTTCTGTAGTTATGCCGGTGAGATTACTAAGATTCAGTACATTGACGAAGCCAAGTATAACTACCGTGACAATGTAGTATACACGGCTTGGAGTAACTACTATGAAATTCAACTTGACCTTAAAAAGTTG
The sequence above is drawn from the Candidatus Sulfidibacterium hydrothermale genome and encodes:
- a CDS encoding SusC/RagA family TonB-linked outer membrane protein, yielding MRKITFMFVFLLFAGLNFAWAQTRTIHGKVTSSEDGLPIPGVTVKVKGTTVGTTTNLDGKYALEVKAGQNTLVFSYVGMKTQEVTLGNSNVVNVVLHPDVLQIDQVVVTAIGITKEKKALGYNVQDVTAKEIAKSGNTDVVNALQGRVSGVTITQASGAAGGATYITIRGATSIIGNNQPLFVVDGVPIDNSGGAGGVAGVATSNRVQDLNPDDIASVSVLKGGAATALYGIRGANGVIVITTKKGKSTKGKKINVTFNSSVTIQKISQVPDLNTEYAQGWSGQWYSGFFASWGPKISESGYSKDPSVWYYPGFDVDGAIVPKDQADPSLGPVKVYDQFDFFQTGVTNNNFLSLSGGNDKSTFYISASDLRDEGVIPNNLIRRNTFKVSGSSELSDRFKISGNANYLIDNGERIQQGSNTSGVMLGLMRTPPTFNNAAGYEFPDGTQRNYRHGGGYDNPYWTANKNLYNDKVNRIIGNLQMDYFVTDWLHLMFRPGVDYYNRYVKSHIAIGSRTYSAGQVTVSSYNHFDLNSDLIAYMNWNLSENTSMYANVGFNMQQRKSNYVWGQANGLSIPDFYNLSNSPNIQTGESTYEKRMMGVFFDVGVSYKNMLYLNVTGRNDWSTTLPEENNSFFYPSINGSFILSQLPFLKGNKVLPYVKIYSSYAITANDAAAYRTLTYYGQAGISDGWVSPSGVNFPITTDGVSYNGFTYGNTMGSNDLKPERTRTFEIGTNLKFVNNRLGLDFSYFNNLSTDLLLPVDIDPSTGFYSMYENAASMSSKGFEFTLYATPIKTKNFSWDIQVNFSRIKNVVESLAPNVNSIFLGGFTDPQVRAVAGEEYGTIYGYDWQRDANGNVLIDDNTGYPAGDYTMKPLGKVNPDWTMGISNSFHFFNFTVYALLDIRQGNKMWNGTRGALDFFGAAAETMSRDDDYVFSGIKAHWEDGVLVPDDGNPVNDIVVKLDQTWRTSGEGSGFTGPTVDYIEDASWVRLRELTISYSFNKMLKGTFVDNLEIYFTGRNLWLSTPYTGIDPETSLLGASNAQGMDYFNMPGTKSYLFGVRWSF
- a CDS encoding SusD/RagB family nutrient-binding outer membrane lipoprotein codes for the protein MRKNILIKIGLFIMIALAFTSCDKWIDTSININPDAPSDVPMNLILPSVEARFAFTLVQGNDGFRTLSLWDQQMSGIARQSQAEGAYSFRAGDANNNWGALYAGFLMDAKQLMDKASSAESKSPYFEGAAKAITAAALGYASDLWGDIPYSEALQGSDNLTPKFDSQQTIYADIQSLLDEAIADFSQPASSNVFPFEGDIIYQGDAEKWVKACYALKARYALHLSKVDPTNAYKTALEYIAKAFTSNDGNMYYHYSTSNDNANPLYLFMYDRGDVRVSKLITDTLTKYNDPRLPEYAAPIPADVVIDGVTYPAGSYVGSPIDQPISGASEPGPGIASINTPTPIITYAELAFITAECKFKLGDEAGAKTAAEEGLKASLDEYGVYDDAWFADMKAKFDAKSGDELFRFIMLQKYLALMYNFEAYNDWRRTDQPALIPNPLASGQAIPRRFPYPTDALTYNPNTPQDVTIWDRIWWDK